DNA sequence from the Pedobacter sp. W3I1 genome:
GCGCTCCTGATCTGTCAATTCTAATATCGTGTTATACAACTTTTGTGCAGAAACGCTCAACAGTTGTGCATCATGAGAGTTGATAGTCAATTCGTAAGAACGGTTAAATATACCCTTGGCTCCATCATTATCGATCATCACATTCTTAAGCTTTTTAAATTTTTGAAGACTCCTGACAACCATTTTTGCCTCTTTGTTAAGATTCGCGTAGTTATACCCTTTCAGTTGAATAGAAAAATTTGGCATGTTTTCCAGATTACTATTTTCAAATCCTGTGCCGATCCCATAAATTTTCCAGTCAACACCGCTTAGGTCGAGGATTTTTGCGGAATAAAATGCTTTTAATTGGTTGGGAAATTCATTTTCGGTGGCCCAGCTATTAAAAGTTATTTCCATCGTCGCTAGTGTAGAATTGACATGTGTAGTGAAAGTAATTCCCTTAACCGACCTGAGGTCATCTTCAAAACCAATCATTATAGAATTGAGTTCCTCTAATGTAGTACCATATCTCGGTTTTGCCCGTATGTACAAATGGGCTTCCCCAGTATCCGATAACGAACTCTCTTCATATGTTCTTTCCTTGAATCTCCACAACGCTCCGCCTAGAACTGTATTCAATTTTGGTAGGATATCAGATTGAAATGTTTCACTTCCTAGGGTCTCATTGTAAACACTATTATTTTCTAAATTGTCGGGAAGTAAGAATAAGGGCAGTCCAAACGAAAGTATAAGAAAAATGGTTAAGATGCCTTTATGTTTAGCTAACAGTTCAATTAATTTGAAATACCTAAAAAAGTATCTTCGAAAAGGATCTGAAGGTATCCTATTTTTGTCATCTTGCCTGTTGCCATATTTCTTAGTAAGATAGATATGTAGAGCTGGTGTAAAGTAATAATTGGTGAAAACCGAACAAATAATAAATATAATTATAGCCGAAATCAGTTCGTTTATATTATTTCGGTCAGATTCTGGAAGGAGAAACAATAAACCTAAAGAAACTATTATTGATACTGCTGCGCCAACTATCCCCATGATCATCCTAGGTGTGAATTTTCTATTGCAGTAATCCACAACTATAATTGCATGATCCGTAATTAAACCAAAAGCTATCGAAATTCCTGCCAGGCTGTAGAGATTAATATTTAGACCAATTGCCCATATGACAATGATTGCGAGCGCAAAATTCGCAATAATCGTAATAAATACATTGAGGGAATGTTTCCAACTCCTATAGGCAAAAAAAATAAAGATTAGCAACACAAGAACAGTTATAAGCGCCCTCTGTTTGGTAATACCTATTTCTTTTCCCAAAAGTTCAGACTCATCGGAACTCATTACCAATCTGCAGTCACCAGGAATGTACTTACTTAATTTTGCAATAGCGATTTTTGCCGTTGTAGCTAGACTTAAACGGTTTGCATTTGCCTGTGCGAAGATCTCCAGTTTTAGTGCATTTTTTCCATTTACACGAAAAAAAGAGTTGGCCCTGTTTTCCTGAAAATAAATTTTTGCAATATCACTTATCTTACAATTGCTATTGCCGATTTTCATTTCTCTTATCTTTTCCAGATCTAAACTTTTATTTTTAGACTTAACATACGCGGCATTGCCATATAACTCCACCTTTCCTGGCTGGAACTCTTCAGTTGACTGTTGCAGAGATTTGAGAATATCGATAGATCCAAGCTGGTAACCAGTCATTTTTCTTTGATTAAATTCTATAATCAGCACCATGGGATTATCACCATAAAGTTCGACAGCGCTCACACCTGAAACCGTATTTAATTCCTTTTTAATGATCAATTCACAGTGTTCACGTATTTGAGAACTGGGCATGTCACTGAACAGGTCATATGTAAGAACAGGTTTAGATGCAGCATTTGCAAGCTTGTTCGGATCGCTGCTGACAATCGGAAAGGAGACGTCCTTTGGCAGTTTGCTTCTTATTCTTCTTAGCAACGAAATAACCTCAAACCTTTTCATCGCCATATCTACTCCCTGATGAAAAGTTAACGATACAATCCCGTGACCACTGTTAGACTGAGAGGTTATTCTTTTCAGGTCTTTCATCTGTGAAAATAGATTTTCCAGCATAGCAGTCCCTTTATTTTCGGTTTCCTCCGGAGATGCACCGGGAACCGTAAAACTAACTATGAGATTCTGTCCCTTGACCTCATTTGAAATATTGAGGTTTAGCCGAAAAACACAAAAGCAAGAAAGCAAAATGATGGCAAAAAAAAATATGATGGTCCTAAATGGACGACTGTCAGTATGAGCGTTTTTCATCAAGAATTTTAATTATGGAGTTGAGTTTCTCATTGAGCGTAAAAAAAT
Encoded proteins:
- a CDS encoding efflux RND transporter permease subunit; amino-acid sequence: MKNAHTDSRPFRTIIFFFAIILLSCFCVFRLNLNISNEVKGQNLIVSFTVPGASPEETENKGTAMLENLFSQMKDLKRITSQSNSGHGIVSLTFHQGVDMAMKRFEVISLLRRIRSKLPKDVSFPIVSSDPNKLANAASKPVLTYDLFSDMPSSQIREHCELIIKKELNTVSGVSAVELYGDNPMVLIIEFNQRKMTGYQLGSIDILKSLQQSTEEFQPGKVELYGNAAYVKSKNKSLDLEKIREMKIGNSNCKISDIAKIYFQENRANSFFRVNGKNALKLEIFAQANANRLSLATTAKIAIAKLSKYIPGDCRLVMSSDESELLGKEIGITKQRALITVLVLLIFIFFAYRSWKHSLNVFITIIANFALAIIVIWAIGLNINLYSLAGISIAFGLITDHAIIVVDYCNRKFTPRMIMGIVGAAVSIIVSLGLLFLLPESDRNNINELISAIIIFIICSVFTNYYFTPALHIYLTKKYGNRQDDKNRIPSDPFRRYFFRYFKLIELLAKHKGILTIFLILSFGLPLFLLPDNLENNSVYNETLGSETFQSDILPKLNTVLGGALWRFKERTYEESSLSDTGEAHLYIRAKPRYGTTLEELNSIMIGFEDDLRSVKGITFTTHVNSTLATMEITFNSWATENEFPNQLKAFYSAKILDLSGVDWKIYGIGTGFENSNLENMPNFSIQLKGYNYANLNKEAKMVVRSLQKFKKLKNVMIDNDGAKGIFNRSYELTINSHDAQLLSVSAQKLYNTILELTDQERFSTIINIHGRAVPVVLMEERSTSFSSWNLMNTNAQLSDKQSTKIGDVGRLDTVGSTSLIEKENKEYIQVISLNYLGAKRFGDKYIEKKIKAIRDKMPTGYTINSDSRDFSQSDSIKFSFAELIIIIFIANFIIGSIIFENLKQSFLLVVISPLSCIGVFLIFGLTDLPFDQGGYGAFILVIAISISINIMIIKDFNLALARHTLDPNKIFTHILLRRGKTILLSVSGLLTSLLPYLFDKDAQVFWYSFAIGSIGGALSVIVVTFFILPVFFFTMSPIRAKCVR